Proteins from one Streptomyces sp. NBC_00390 genomic window:
- a CDS encoding choice-of-anchor Q domain-containing protein, whose product MRIRTAFPALTALSLASAVAVVAPSPAQALPAAAHLTVDSTADAVDADPSDGLCRTATGACTLRAAVMAANARPGSTIALPAGHYRLTIPPNPDLLNGRTADPTTGDLNILEPTTIQGDGARGTVIDAGGIDRVFRMGADTSLSDLTITGGDAKQREVPFTDPGGGGIANGKNMTLRRVTVTGNSAGYGGGIFNIPDSHLTLIDSTVSRNTAGEAGGIRFDDTGTVVNSTIADNRVTDDWDRPGSLAGYGGGIDIRGTGLVQIRNSTITGNSATDGGGGINIAPAYLDSLPQPVTDIVNLPLGHLSLQNTIIAGNTVGTTTSDCKNVFATVDSLGNNLDSGNSCHLDAEGDLPRRSPGLAPLGDHGGPTDTVALLPGSPAVDAADDGCPATDQRGITRPQGLACDMGAFEHAP is encoded by the coding sequence TTGAGAATTCGGACCGCCTTTCCCGCACTCACCGCCTTGTCGCTGGCCTCAGCAGTGGCCGTCGTCGCCCCGTCCCCTGCCCAGGCACTGCCGGCGGCCGCGCATCTCACGGTCGACTCCACGGCCGACGCAGTGGACGCAGACCCGTCGGACGGCCTCTGTCGCACCGCCACAGGAGCCTGCACCCTGCGCGCGGCGGTCATGGCCGCAAACGCCCGGCCCGGCAGCACGATCGCGTTACCCGCCGGCCACTACCGGCTGACCATTCCCCCCAACCCCGACCTGCTGAACGGGCGCACCGCCGACCCGACCACAGGTGATCTGAACATCCTCGAGCCGACCACCATCCAGGGGGACGGGGCGCGGGGGACCGTCATCGACGCAGGCGGCATCGACCGGGTCTTCCGCATGGGCGCCGACACGTCGCTGTCCGACCTCACCATCACGGGCGGAGACGCCAAGCAGCGGGAAGTGCCCTTCACCGACCCCGGCGGAGGCGGCATTGCCAACGGCAAGAACATGACGCTGCGCCGGGTGACGGTAACGGGGAACTCCGCCGGATACGGAGGAGGGATCTTCAACATCCCCGACTCCCACCTGACGCTGATCGACAGCACCGTCAGCCGCAACACGGCGGGTGAGGCCGGAGGTATCCGGTTCGACGACACCGGCACCGTGGTCAATTCGACGATTGCGGACAACCGGGTGACCGACGACTGGGATCGCCCGGGCAGCCTCGCGGGCTACGGCGGCGGCATCGACATACGCGGAACCGGGCTGGTCCAGATCCGCAACTCCACGATCACCGGGAACAGCGCGACCGACGGCGGCGGCGGGATCAACATCGCCCCCGCCTACCTGGACAGCCTGCCTCAGCCGGTCACCGACATCGTCAACCTGCCGCTGGGCCACCTCTCTCTGCAGAACACCATCATTGCCGGCAACACCGTCGGCACCACCACCAGCGACTGCAAGAACGTCTTCGCCACCGTCGACTCGCTGGGCAACAACCTCGACAGCGGCAACAGTTGCCACCTCGACGCCGAGGGTGACCTTCCACGCCGGTCTCCCGGCCTCGCTCCCCTCGGTGACCACGGCGGGCCCACGGACACCGTGGCACTGCTGCCGGGCAGCCCGGCCGTCGACGCGGCCGACGACGGCTGCCCCGCCACTGACCAGCGAGGCATCACGCGTCCGCAGGGCCTGGCCTGTGACATGGGCGCCTTCGAGCACGCACCGTGA
- a CDS encoding cytochrome P450 family protein, whose amino-acid sequence MSDLIIHQLPADIEQRRDAYPWLDRLRRAGPVQRVELRGGGHAWMVTRYDDVMAAVAHPSLSSDPRTPGSAASLSARPGGDGRRPPSMLTTDPPDHTRLRQLLSRAFTPRRVAALRPRVQQIADALIDEVAPLGRADLVADFALPLPVAVICELLGVPFEDRGQFGRWSTDMLTPPVAPAAAAAAEQARADLGGYLAGLVARKRAEPADDLLTALAAAGEENRLSDAELVGTAVLLLVAGHETTVSLIGTGTLLLLLHPGQLDRLRREPALLPSAVEEFLRYDGPVMLGVVRYAREDLNLAGTAVAAGETVVLSTGAANRDPGRFDRPDVLDIARAHNPHLALGHGLHYCLGAALARLEGQIAIGTLLRRLPALALAVDEEAVRRRPSVIRGLATLPVTFTPTALPPDRDDRPHVAGR is encoded by the coding sequence GTGAGCGATCTCATCATCCATCAGCTCCCTGCCGACATCGAACAACGGCGGGATGCCTACCCCTGGTTGGACCGGCTGCGCCGAGCTGGACCGGTGCAGCGTGTCGAACTGCGAGGTGGCGGGCACGCCTGGATGGTCACACGCTACGACGACGTGATGGCCGCCGTTGCACACCCCTCACTGAGCAGCGACCCACGCACTCCCGGCAGTGCCGCGTCGCTGTCCGCCCGACCAGGCGGAGACGGGCGGCGGCCGCCGAGCATGCTCACCACGGACCCGCCCGACCATACGCGGCTCCGCCAACTGCTCTCGCGCGCCTTCACCCCTCGGCGAGTGGCGGCGTTACGGCCGCGGGTGCAGCAGATCGCCGACGCTCTCATCGACGAAGTGGCCCCACTCGGCCGGGCCGACCTGGTCGCCGACTTCGCCCTCCCGCTCCCGGTCGCGGTCATATGTGAACTGCTCGGCGTACCCTTCGAGGACCGCGGGCAGTTCGGGCGATGGTCGACCGACATGCTCACCCCGCCGGTGGCCCCGGCAGCGGCCGCCGCAGCCGAGCAGGCCCGGGCCGACCTCGGCGGGTACCTCGCCGGTCTCGTGGCGCGCAAACGCGCCGAACCCGCCGACGACCTGCTCACCGCACTCGCCGCCGCCGGTGAGGAGAACCGGCTGTCGGACGCGGAACTGGTCGGCACCGCGGTCCTGCTGCTCGTCGCAGGCCACGAGACCACCGTCAGCCTCATCGGCACCGGCACCCTGCTGCTCCTCCTCCATCCCGGCCAACTGGACCGACTTCGCCGGGAACCGGCCCTGCTGCCGTCCGCGGTCGAGGAGTTCCTCCGCTACGACGGGCCGGTCATGCTCGGCGTCGTACGCTACGCCCGCGAGGATCTGAACCTGGCGGGCACCGCCGTCGCCGCAGGTGAGACGGTGGTGCTCTCCACCGGCGCGGCCAACCGGGACCCGGGGCGGTTCGACCGGCCGGACGTCCTGGACATCGCCCGCGCACACAACCCGCACCTCGCCCTCGGGCACGGCCTCCACTATTGCCTGGGCGCGGCGCTTGCCCGCCTCGAGGGCCAGATCGCGATCGGTACGCTTCTGCGCCGCCTGCCCGCTCTGGCCCTCGCCGTGGACGAGGAGGCCGTGCGCCGGCGTCCCAGCGTCATCCGAGGATTGGCCACTCTGCCCGTCACCTTCACACCGACGGCGCTCCCGCCCGATCGTGACGACCGCCCCCACGTCGCCGGGCGGTGA